One Papaver somniferum cultivar HN1 chromosome 10, ASM357369v1, whole genome shotgun sequence genomic window carries:
- the LOC113317405 gene encoding salutaridinol 7-O-acetyltransferase-like, with protein MKMEVEIISNEKIKPSSPTDHHLKIFKLSSLDRYRPSEYIPIILFYNPNPTGINDSISDHLKKSLSNTLTRFYPIAGRIKDNNTWVDCTDEGVEYVETRIEGKISDFTWTSELLHQLVPVHTNLATEVPAVIQVNFFDCGGVAITVCISHKIGDTSTYATFINSWAATARGAPAASTNFDSQSLFPIPVPDTSDTDNDRRGSHSSDDEENEDLVTKRLVFDGEKVSALQERIGDTLTTLKYPTRVEAASALIWKSAMEAGFATSPPAVKDQTPERVSEMYIVVNIRKKMDPPLSDSSFGNIFSMATAKATITSGGVDLDDLVGQIRVAISGVDGNHIKRMQNDEDSEEDDEEYDHEDEYNDYWLMSWCNFPLYEIDFGFGKPDWVTTDAVEVLDENDIYLMDARTGKGVEAWIKLTPEKMDMFLNNQELLEFVTIFD; from the coding sequence ATGAAAATGGAAGTAGAGATCATCTCCAATGAAAAAATAAAACCTTCATCACCTACTGACCATCATCTCAAAATATTTAAGCTCTCTTCGCTTGATCGATATCGTCCTTCAGAATACATACCTATAATTCTTTTTTACAATCCCAATCCAACAGGTATAAACGACAGTATCTCCGATCATCTCAAAAAGTCGTTATCCAACACGTTAACACGTTTCTACCCGATAGCCGGTCGAATCAAAGATAATAATACTTGGGTTGATTGTACCGACGAAGGCGTTGAATATGTAGAAACGAGAATTGAAGGTAAGATTTCTGATTTTACGTGGACATCGGAATTACTACACCAGCTCGTGCCGGTACATACGAATTTAGCGACTGAAGTTCCGGCTGTCATCCAAGTCAATTTCTTCGATTGTGGTGGTGTTGCAATTACAGTATGTATTTCACACAAGATTGGTGATACATCTACTTACGCTACTTTTATTAACAGTTGGGCAGCCACAGCTCGGGGAGCCCCTGCCGCCAGTACCAATTTCGATTCTCAATCTCTATTTCCGATTCCCGTACCCGACACATCCGACACAGATAATGATCGGAGAGGGTCCCACAGCTCGGATGATGAGGAAAATGAAGATCTTGTGACGAAGAGACTAGTATTCGACGGTGAGAAAGTCAGTGCCTTGCAAGAAAGGATTGGTGACACTTTGACTACTTTGAAGTACCCGACACGTGTAGAAGCCGCATCCGCTTTGATATGGAAGTCGGCAATGGAAGCAGGTTTTGCGACATCACCACCAGCAGTAAAAGATCAGACACCCGAACGCGTATCGGAAATGTATATTGTtgtcaacataaggaaaaaaatGGACCCGCCATTAAGTGACTCATCATTTGGGAATATATTCTCTATGGCGACAGCAAAAGCAACGATTACTAGTGGTGGGGTGGATTTAGATGACTTGGTTGGCCAGATTCGGGTTGCGATTAGTGGAGTCGACGGTAATCATATAAAGCGAATGCAGAATGATGAAGATTCTGAGGAGGATGATGAAGAATATGATCATGAAGATGAGTATAATGATTATTGGTTAATGAGTTGGTGTAATTTTCCATTATATGAGATTGATTTTGGATTTGGGAAGCCGGATTGGGTAACGACTGATGCAGTTGAAGTGTTAGATGAGAATGATATTTACTTGATGGATGCTAGAACTGGCAAAGGAGTTGAAGCTTGGATTAAACTGACACCAGAGAAAATGGACATGTTTTTGAATAACCAAGAGTTACTTGAATTTGTAACTATTTTTGATTGA
- the LOC113316772 gene encoding uncharacterized protein LOC113316772: protein MKHIGLDEEGIPCLTDDTNVKTEEKKSGETKNDEAIKVKGSFVQNTSIPDEVSQFYKFTKKFERFLNSPYKKLATVIINSDEDEDKVEAEQEKRWEDERRLKSSSDPYGSLPEYKLKADISNFHGGLQIEELLDWFYEVESFFNFMDVPDSSKVKLVAYKLKGGAAAWWDKLCDDRNKYLKPPIRTWKRMRDLLRDRF from the coding sequence ATGAAACACATAGGTCTAGATGAAGAAGGTATACCATGTTTGACTGATGATACGAACGtcaaaactgaagaaaaaaaatcaggaGAAACAAAAAACGATGAAGCGATAAAAGTTAAAGGTTCTTTTGTTCAGAATACTTCTATCCCTGACGAAGTTTCGCAATTTTATAAGTTCACTAAGAAATTTGAGAGATTTCTTAATAGTCCTTATAAGAAACTTGCAACTGTGATTATCAacagtgatgaagatgaagacaaagTTGAAGCCGAACAAGAAAAAAGGTGGGAAGATGAAAGAAGATTAAAATCTAGTTCGGATCCCTATGGGtctttaccagaatataaactGAAAGCTGATATATCAAACTTTCATGGTGGATTACAAATAGAAGAATTGTTAGATTGGTTTTACGAAGTAGAGTCGTTTTTCAACTTCATGGATGTACCTGATTCTTCTAAAGTGAAATTAGTTGCGTATAAACTAAAAggtggagctgcagcttggtgggataaACTTTGTGATGATCGAAATAAATATCTAAAACCTCCTATCCGTACGTGGAAAAGAATGAGAGACTTGTTAAGAGATAGATTTTAG